One Pseudomonas fluorescens genomic region harbors:
- a CDS encoding HlyD family secretion protein, producing the protein MDLLLILTYAAFCVALFKIFRIPLNKWTVPTAVLGGVLIIGALIFTMNYNHPYSEVARSYFVSVPVIPIVSGQVIEVPVQGNEPLEKGDVLFRIDPTPFENRLKSLKAQLVAAKGDRYRITELIRRNFGTQRELDAAIARTDDLQAQLDNAKFELDNTVVRAPSRGFVTHVSLRPGMMASKLPLRPSMVFIPEEGQYFAAWMRQNSLLRLTVGDEAEVAFDGIPGRVFAGRVKSVIGVIAEGQVQPSGTLISYTGSPPAGRVPVIIEITDPDFAQYRQQMPGGAYGQAALYSQHFHHIGAMRKILLRMAAWMNYIFPFH; encoded by the coding sequence ATGGATCTGCTCCTTATCCTGACTTACGCGGCATTTTGCGTTGCACTGTTCAAAATTTTCCGCATTCCGCTGAACAAGTGGACCGTGCCCACGGCGGTACTCGGCGGCGTTTTGATCATCGGCGCATTGATTTTCACCATGAACTACAACCATCCGTACTCGGAGGTGGCGCGTTCCTATTTCGTTTCCGTGCCGGTGATTCCGATAGTCAGTGGCCAGGTCATCGAAGTGCCGGTGCAGGGTAACGAGCCGCTGGAAAAAGGCGATGTCTTGTTTCGCATCGATCCGACGCCTTTCGAAAACCGGCTCAAATCGCTGAAGGCGCAGCTGGTGGCCGCTAAAGGCGACCGCTATCGCATCACCGAACTGATCCGGCGAAATTTCGGCACGCAACGTGAACTGGACGCCGCGATTGCCCGTACCGATGACCTCCAGGCACAACTGGACAATGCCAAGTTCGAACTGGACAACACCGTAGTCCGCGCGCCCAGCCGAGGTTTCGTGACCCACGTTTCCTTGCGCCCCGGCATGATGGCGAGCAAGTTGCCGCTGCGCCCGTCGATGGTGTTCATTCCCGAGGAAGGCCAGTACTTTGCTGCGTGGATGCGCCAGAACAGCCTGTTACGCCTGACCGTGGGCGATGAAGCGGAAGTGGCTTTCGATGGCATTCCCGGCAGGGTTTTCGCCGGGCGGGTGAAGAGTGTCATCGGTGTGATTGCCGAAGGCCAGGTGCAGCCGTCGGGCACGTTGATCAGTTATACCGGATCGCCGCCGGCCGGGCGGGTACCGGTAATCATTGAAATCACCGACCCCGATTTCGCTCAGTATCGCCAGCAGATGCCCGGCGGCGCTTATGGTCAGGCGGCACTGTATAGCCAGCATTTCCACCACATCGGCGCCATGCGTAAAATCCTACTGCGCATGGCCGCATGGATGAACTACATCTTCCCTTTCCATTGA
- a CDS encoding FUSC family protein produces MLRRVLRPVLDPYRRYRHARLIHAVRVALGLLATILLTTGINLPHGEWASVTMLVVIGGLQHHGNIGKKAAERATGTLIGAGVGLLLVAQHAWLGLPWLTYFAMAVVCGFFSYHAIGKGGYTALLSAITVFIVAGHGDNPITDGLWRGVDILIGIALALAFSFALPLYAVYSWRYNLADALRDCATVYGRIISGQPVSADEHLKLMSRLGAVMVQLRSLMPSVSKEVKISMTELDAIQRNLRMCISTLEILGNTRPDANDPHAMAHLQSALKAEHRQIRVQLIGMARALKSGATQRLDRPQELPDASLEVPVYTALDGYRLLTRQLAANIGEMRQRLAKTAPRWNI; encoded by the coding sequence TTGCTGCGCCGTGTCTTGCGTCCGGTGCTGGATCCCTATCGTCGTTATCGCCACGCGCGGCTGATCCACGCAGTGCGCGTGGCCCTCGGGTTGCTGGCGACGATTCTGCTGACCACCGGCATCAATCTGCCCCATGGCGAGTGGGCGTCGGTGACGATGCTGGTGGTGATCGGCGGCTTGCAACATCATGGCAACATCGGCAAAAAAGCCGCCGAGCGCGCCACCGGCACGTTGATCGGCGCCGGTGTCGGATTGCTGCTGGTGGCACAGCACGCATGGCTCGGTCTGCCATGGCTGACGTATTTTGCGATGGCGGTGGTCTGCGGATTCTTTTCCTATCACGCAATCGGCAAAGGCGGCTATACCGCCCTGCTCTCGGCGATCACCGTGTTCATCGTCGCCGGGCACGGCGACAACCCGATCACCGATGGTTTGTGGCGTGGCGTCGACATCCTGATCGGCATCGCCCTCGCGCTGGCGTTCTCGTTCGCTTTGCCGCTTTATGCGGTGTATTCGTGGCGTTACAACCTCGCCGACGCTTTGCGCGATTGCGCCACTGTGTACGGGCGGATCATCAGCGGTCAGCCAGTCAGCGCCGATGAACACCTGAAACTGATGAGCCGCCTCGGCGCGGTGATGGTGCAACTGCGTTCGCTGATGCCGTCGGTGTCCAAGGAAGTGAAGATTTCCATGACCGAACTCGATGCCATCCAGCGCAACCTGCGCATGTGCATCAGCACCCTGGAAATTCTCGGCAATACCCGGCCCGATGCCAATGACCCGCACGCCATGGCCCATCTGCAATCGGCGCTCAAGGCCGAACACCGGCAGATCCGTGTGCAATTGATCGGTATGGCCCGAGCTTTGAAAAGCGGTGCCACGCAACGCCTGGATCGACCTCAGGAACTGCCGGACGCGAGTCTCGAAGTGCCGGTGTATACCGCGCTGGACGGTTATCGCTTGTTGACCAGGCAATTGGCGGCAAATATCGGCGAAATGCGCCAGCGCCTGGCCAAGACCGCACCGCGCTGGAACATCTGA
- a CDS encoding acyltransferase family protein, whose protein sequence is MQFRKNINALRALAVLSVVLFHFRIPGFAGGFAGVDVFFVISGFLMTGIIVTGLQQQRFSLLGFYASRARRIIPALLTLCVALLIFGYVYLPLDDFRETIRTIKSSLLFSSNFLFSKDGNYFDAPLHENWLLHTWSLSVEWQFYLLYPVLIMGFYKYLSAEKTRRALLALAVISFGASVLLSQTKPVFAFYMLPTRAWEMLAGGLVFLYPLRLTQRSGLLCEGLGLLAVVTSVVCLSEDDLWPGYLALWPVLGTVMVIYGNTQSLFSRHRILQFTGSISYSVYLWHWPLVVLLYLCGLLSSWPHVLGAIACSFVLGALSFHFVESKVSGASTAPRTLAKFASLTIGLIAIASMTSSLVKQYPASRLAFVDLGQPQYTSTLYPQECYSNAHEAADCKLGSGEVSVILFGDSHAQSTAAAVQMNNPQAALSWSRGGCPPLRNFEMRDKNLQRQCLAFNDEKLEVLKHSYAGVPVVLFSRAALYADPSRNNGYRIHFADQPAPGEAGFIDAYVAEYSRTVCEIAQHHPVYIVRPIPEMPFSVYKGLNLNQRLFQQASDISVPLLDYQKRNRIANFTIEAAARQCNATVIDPTPYLCPNGSCMGSKKGVALYFDDNHLVDAGNRQLQGLFKDLFKSI, encoded by the coding sequence ATGCAGTTCAGGAAGAATATCAACGCTTTACGCGCACTTGCCGTGCTGTCGGTGGTGCTGTTTCATTTCAGGATTCCCGGCTTCGCTGGTGGATTTGCCGGCGTCGACGTGTTTTTCGTGATTTCCGGATTTCTGATGACCGGAATCATCGTTACCGGTCTGCAACAACAAAGATTTTCCCTCCTTGGGTTCTATGCCTCCAGAGCCCGGCGGATCATTCCCGCACTGCTGACGCTGTGCGTGGCCCTGCTGATCTTCGGCTATGTGTACCTGCCGCTGGATGATTTTCGCGAGACGATCCGCACGATCAAAAGCAGCTTGCTGTTCAGCTCGAATTTCCTCTTTTCCAAAGACGGCAATTACTTCGATGCGCCGTTGCACGAGAACTGGCTGCTGCACACCTGGTCGCTGTCGGTGGAATGGCAGTTCTACCTGCTCTATCCCGTGCTGATCATGGGTTTCTACAAATATCTGAGCGCAGAAAAAACCCGCCGGGCGCTGCTCGCACTGGCGGTCATTTCGTTCGGTGCGTCGGTGTTGCTATCGCAGACAAAACCGGTTTTTGCTTTCTACATGCTGCCGACGCGCGCCTGGGAAATGCTCGCCGGTGGCCTGGTCTTCCTGTATCCGCTGCGCCTCACTCAGCGCAGCGGTTTACTCTGCGAAGGCCTTGGCCTGCTCGCAGTCGTCACCAGCGTAGTGTGCTTGTCCGAGGACGACCTCTGGCCAGGCTATCTGGCGCTGTGGCCCGTACTGGGAACGGTGATGGTGATCTACGGCAACACGCAGTCGCTATTCAGTCGCCATCGGATTTTGCAGTTTACCGGAAGCATTTCCTACTCCGTTTACCTCTGGCACTGGCCGCTGGTGGTGTTGCTGTATCTGTGTGGTCTGTTGAGCAGTTGGCCTCATGTGCTGGGGGCGATCGCTTGCTCTTTTGTGTTGGGTGCGCTGTCTTTCCATTTCGTCGAGTCAAAGGTCAGCGGCGCTTCCACCGCCCCGCGAACGCTGGCCAAGTTTGCCTCGCTGACGATAGGGCTCATCGCCATCGCGTCAATGACGTCGTCGCTGGTCAAGCAATACCCGGCGTCTCGATTGGCGTTTGTCGACCTCGGGCAACCGCAATACACCAGCACACTCTACCCGCAAGAATGCTATTCCAACGCTCACGAGGCGGCGGATTGCAAATTGGGGAGCGGTGAGGTTTCGGTTATTTTGTTCGGTGACAGTCACGCGCAATCGACCGCCGCAGCCGTGCAGATGAACAACCCGCAAGCCGCCCTGTCCTGGTCACGCGGCGGTTGTCCGCCACTGCGCAACTTCGAGATGCGCGACAAGAATCTGCAACGCCAGTGCCTCGCGTTCAATGATGAAAAGCTCGAAGTACTCAAGCACTCCTATGCCGGCGTGCCGGTGGTGCTATTCAGTCGGGCGGCGTTGTATGCCGACCCGAGCAGAAACAACGGCTACCGCATTCACTTTGCGGATCAACCCGCGCCGGGCGAGGCAGGATTTATCGATGCTTATGTCGCCGAATACAGCCGGACCGTGTGTGAGATTGCCCAGCACCACCCGGTTTATATCGTCAGGCCGATCCCGGAGATGCCTTTCAGCGTTTACAAAGGCTTGAATCTCAATCAGCGTTTGTTTCAGCAGGCGTCCGATATTTCCGTCCCGCTGCTCGACTACCAAAAACGCAACAGGATCGCCAACTTCACCATTGAGGCCGCCGCCAGACAGTGCAATGCGACAGTGATCGATCCAACGCCATATTTGTGCCCGAATGGCAGCTGCATGGGCTCCAAAAAAGGCGTGGCGTTGTACTTTGACGACAACCATCTGGTCGACGCTGGCAATCGGCAACTGCAAGGCCTGTTCAAAGACCTGTTCAAGTCAATTTAA
- a CDS encoding DMT family transporter: protein MDKTLRHGSFEMTAAMLISGTIGWFVLVSGQPVLDVVFWRCVFGAGTLLLICAAFGFLRRGILTRTTFLLAVLSGAAIVGNWVLLFASYSRASIAIGTAVYNVQPFMLVGLAALLLGEKITLQKLFWLAISFMGMLAIVSAHGTQGESGGEYLVGIALALGAALLYAIAALIIKRLTGTPPHLIALIQVCTGVLLLAPFAHFTALPQAPSAWASLVTLGIVHTGLMYVLLYGAIQKLPTALTGALSFIYPIAAILVDWFAFGHRLEILQWVGVAAILLAAAGMQQGWGFKPKAGVAARP, encoded by the coding sequence ATGGACAAGACTCTTCGCCACGGCTCATTTGAAATGACCGCGGCCATGCTGATATCAGGAACGATCGGTTGGTTCGTGCTGGTGTCCGGGCAACCAGTGCTGGACGTAGTGTTCTGGCGCTGCGTGTTCGGCGCCGGGACGTTGCTGCTGATCTGCGCGGCATTCGGTTTTCTGCGCCGAGGCATTCTCACCCGCACGACCTTCCTGCTGGCCGTGCTCAGCGGGGCTGCGATTGTCGGTAACTGGGTGTTGTTGTTCGCCTCGTATTCTCGAGCGTCGATCGCCATCGGCACGGCGGTGTACAACGTGCAGCCGTTCATGCTGGTGGGGCTGGCGGCGCTGTTGCTTGGCGAAAAAATTACCCTGCAGAAGTTGTTCTGGCTGGCGATTTCCTTCATGGGCATGCTGGCGATCGTCAGCGCTCACGGGACCCAAGGCGAAAGCGGTGGCGAGTATCTGGTCGGTATTGCGCTGGCACTTGGCGCGGCGCTTCTTTATGCAATCGCCGCGTTGATCATCAAGCGCCTCACCGGCACGCCACCGCACCTGATCGCGCTGATACAAGTGTGCACGGGTGTGCTGTTGCTCGCGCCGTTTGCGCATTTCACCGCGCTGCCGCAAGCGCCGAGTGCCTGGGCCAGCCTGGTCACACTGGGCATCGTACATACCGGTTTGATGTACGTGTTGCTGTATGGCGCGATCCAGAAACTGCCGACGGCATTGACCGGTGCGCTGTCATTCATCTACCCGATTGCGGCGATCTTGGTCGATTGGTTTGCCTTCGGTCATCGCCTGGAAATACTGCAATGGGTCGGCGTGGCCGCGATCCTGCTGGCCGCTGCGGGCATGCAACAGGGCTGGGGCTTCAAGCCGAAAGCGGGAGTCGCTGCGCGCCCTTAA
- a CDS encoding Lrp/AsnC family transcriptional regulator gives MTDDIDQMLISALMEDSRRSLKALAQISGLSSPSVAERLRRLEERGVLKGYTVEIDPKCFGYQLQAIVRVRPLPGQLQEVERQILAIPEFTECDKVTGEDCFIARLHVRSMEQLDALLDRLNLLAETNTAIVKKTPVKRRLPPMA, from the coding sequence ATGACTGACGATATTGATCAGATGCTTATCAGCGCATTGATGGAGGATTCGCGGCGTTCGCTCAAAGCGCTCGCACAGATCAGCGGTTTATCGTCGCCGAGCGTGGCGGAACGACTGCGCCGGCTGGAGGAGCGCGGCGTGCTCAAGGGATACACAGTGGAGATAGACCCGAAATGCTTCGGCTATCAATTGCAGGCCATCGTGCGGGTCCGGCCACTGCCGGGACAGTTGCAAGAAGTCGAGCGACAGATTCTGGCGATTCCCGAGTTCACCGAATGCGACAAGGTCACGGGTGAGGATTGCTTTATCGCGCGTCTGCATGTGCGCTCGATGGAGCAGCTCGACGCCCTGCTCGACCGCCTCAATCTGTTGGCGGAAACCAATACCGCGATCGTCAAGAAGACGCCGGTCAAACGCCGTTTGCCGCCGATGGCCTAG
- a CDS encoding YceK/YidQ family lipoprotein, whose protein sequence is MRIQVLALAALLLGGCGTIQTVARDDQAAIDDLKKQKSYCGAVPRIYSGLAYDFCTLNAPLAPGIDADDHRNAAIPVVLVDAVVSGALDTLLLPYTIYRQQVDGSIVIN, encoded by the coding sequence ATGAGAATCCAGGTATTGGCGCTGGCGGCCCTGCTGCTCGGCGGTTGCGGTACGATTCAAACAGTGGCGCGCGACGATCAGGCCGCCATCGATGACCTCAAGAAACAAAAGAGTTATTGCGGGGCGGTGCCGAGGATCTACAGTGGCCTCGCCTATGACTTCTGCACGTTGAATGCGCCACTCGCTCCAGGTATCGATGCAGATGACCACCGCAACGCGGCGATCCCGGTGGTACTGGTTGACGCGGTGGTGTCTGGTGCGCTCGATACCCTGCTGCTGCCCTACACGATTTATCGCCAGCAAGTGGACGGCAGCATCGTCATCAATTGA
- a CDS encoding Bax inhibitor-1/YccA family protein has product MREQDYAVNNSVQAEQLEVSRVLRNTYGLLALTLAFSGVMAFVAQQMRVGYPNIFVVLIGFYGLFFLTNKLRDSAWGLVSAFALTGFMGFLLGPILNRYLGMQGGAEVVSSAFAMTALVFGGLSAYVLITRKDMSFLGGFITAGFFVLLGATLASFFFQISGLQLAISAGFVLFSSVCILFQTSAIIHGGERNYIMATISLYVSIYNLFVSLLQIFGIMSRDD; this is encoded by the coding sequence ATGCGCGAACAGGATTACGCAGTTAATAACAGCGTGCAGGCTGAGCAGCTAGAGGTTAGCCGCGTCCTGCGCAACACTTACGGCCTACTGGCACTGACCCTCGCATTCAGCGGCGTGATGGCATTCGTCGCGCAGCAGATGCGCGTTGGCTACCCGAATATCTTCGTGGTGCTGATCGGCTTCTATGGGCTGTTCTTCCTCACCAACAAACTCCGTGATTCAGCGTGGGGCCTGGTGTCCGCATTCGCGTTGACCGGTTTCATGGGCTTCCTGCTTGGCCCGATCCTCAATCGTTATCTGGGCATGCAGGGCGGCGCGGAAGTGGTCAGCTCGGCGTTTGCCATGACCGCCCTGGTATTCGGTGGCCTGTCGGCTTACGTGCTGATCACCCGTAAGGACATGAGCTTCCTCGGTGGCTTCATCACCGCTGGCTTCTTCGTCCTGCTGGGTGCAACGCTGGCGAGCTTCTTTTTCCAGATCAGCGGCCTGCAACTGGCGATCAGCGCAGGTTTCGTGTTGTTCTCGTCGGTCTGCATTCTGTTCCAGACCAGCGCCATCATTCACGGCGGCGAGCGCAACTACATCATGGCGACCATCAGCCTGTATGTCTCGATCTACAACCTGTTCGTCAGCCTGTTGCAGATTTTCGGCATCATGAGCCGCGACGACTGA
- a CDS encoding GNAT family N-acetyltransferase has product MKPIEIQHITHLPAEVLTLEKQAVAEGFRFLTRLISEWHSRKNRFNAPGECLMAAYSNQQLIGIGGLSVDPFTQTNTARLRRLYVAPAARNQHVGHALVKELVAHAALHFQKVRLSTDTSKGDAFYLRCGFMRTKDAHATHIMELVNT; this is encoded by the coding sequence ATGAAACCAATCGAAATTCAACACATCACTCACCTGCCGGCGGAAGTTCTTACTTTGGAGAAACAGGCAGTTGCAGAAGGGTTCAGATTTCTGACGCGCCTGATTTCGGAATGGCATTCACGAAAGAATCGCTTCAACGCGCCCGGTGAATGTCTCATGGCAGCGTATTCGAACCAGCAACTGATAGGAATCGGAGGCCTATCAGTTGATCCCTTTACTCAAACCAATACCGCAAGGCTACGGCGACTGTACGTAGCGCCTGCGGCAAGAAATCAACATGTCGGTCACGCGCTGGTAAAGGAGTTGGTTGCACACGCCGCTCTTCACTTTCAGAAGGTGCGTCTTTCTACCGATACTTCTAAAGGCGATGCGTTTTACCTGCGCTGCGGCTTCATGCGAACAAAAGACGCCCATGCCACCCACATCATGGAGCTGGTCAACACCTGA
- a CDS encoding LysR family transcriptional regulator has product MRKPNLTDVSIFAAVVEAGGFRAAAQKRGLSASSLSDCIRRLEGDLGLRLLNRTTRSVTPTAAGERLLERLRPALLEIDAAFNDLDDDPQRPVGTLKLNVPVPVARFVLPDLLARFLRLYPGISVEVVMDNAFVDVNAGGYDAGVRYEESLAKDMIAVPIGPRRQRFVAAAAPRYLAERGTPTEPEELPGHDLLGHRFESGKVGVFEFHRDGRIVRIPPQGQLLTSSHDLKVRSAINGLGIVYTFEDFLREPLSDGRLVPILEDWWQAFDGPFLYYHGRRHMPSPLRAFVDFLRAERQLAESSGG; this is encoded by the coding sequence ATGCGAAAACCGAACCTTACCGATGTATCGATCTTTGCTGCGGTGGTCGAGGCGGGGGGATTTCGTGCCGCCGCGCAGAAGCGGGGTCTGTCCGCGTCGTCGCTAAGCGACTGCATACGTCGGCTGGAAGGCGACCTGGGCTTGCGGCTGCTCAATCGAACCACTCGCAGCGTCACGCCGACGGCGGCCGGCGAGCGATTGCTCGAGCGCCTGCGCCCGGCCTTGCTAGAAATCGACGCCGCTTTCAACGATCTGGACGACGACCCTCAGCGCCCGGTCGGTACGCTGAAGCTCAATGTGCCAGTGCCGGTGGCACGCTTTGTTTTGCCCGACCTGCTGGCGCGTTTTCTGCGTCTTTATCCTGGGATCAGCGTCGAAGTCGTCATGGACAACGCCTTTGTCGACGTCAACGCTGGTGGGTATGACGCCGGCGTGCGCTATGAAGAGAGCCTGGCCAAGGACATGATCGCCGTGCCCATCGGCCCGCGTCGCCAGCGCTTCGTTGCGGCAGCCGCCCCGCGCTATCTGGCTGAACGTGGGACGCCCACTGAGCCCGAAGAACTGCCGGGCCATGACTTGCTTGGCCATCGCTTCGAGAGTGGAAAAGTGGGCGTGTTCGAGTTCCATCGAGACGGCCGTATTGTGCGTATCCCGCCACAAGGGCAACTGCTGACATCGTCGCACGATTTGAAAGTTCGTTCGGCCATCAACGGGTTGGGCATCGTCTATACCTTCGAGGATTTCCTGCGCGAGCCGCTGTCCGATGGTCGACTGGTGCCGATTCTCGAGGACTGGTGGCAGGCCTTCGACGGTCCGTTTCTTTACTACCACGGACGCCGTCACATGCCTTCGCCGCTCAGGGCGTTTGTCGACTTTCTGCGGGCGGAACGGCAGCTCGCCGAGAGCTCAGGCGGATAG
- a CDS encoding oxidoreductase, which translates to MSHSPATSNSTATQRILKAARTLFASTALAGTLAAQATPRTEPKPDWSTHDMPSQTGRIVLVTGGTSGMGYEDALALARAGAEVIIAARNPERGREAIANIKQAVPEARVQFETLDLADLKSVRDLANRLQGRLPRLDVLINNAAIMSPPVRGVSADGYEMQLATNYLGHFALTGLLMPLLRKSDDGRVVSLSSIAAGRAVLNFDDLQAERDYDPFATYSQSKLAVLKWSIDLQQRSDAAGWGIRSIAAHPGVAVTELIARGPGLESKFGKQWAVERDMYHSAAQGALPTLYAATALEAVGGAYYGPTGDNEKRGPLGFAKMPAAAADRSNSAALWQISERLTGVTYR; encoded by the coding sequence ATGAGCCATTCACCCGCTACGTCGAACAGTACAGCGACGCAACGCATCCTCAAGGCCGCCCGAACGCTGTTCGCCAGTACCGCCTTGGCCGGCACGCTGGCTGCACAAGCTACTCCCCGAACAGAGCCGAAGCCGGACTGGTCAACCCACGACATGCCCAGCCAGACAGGCCGCATCGTGCTGGTGACCGGAGGGACCAGCGGCATGGGCTATGAAGACGCGCTGGCCCTGGCACGAGCCGGTGCTGAGGTGATCATCGCCGCACGCAACCCCGAGCGCGGCCGCGAAGCGATTGCAAACATCAAACAAGCCGTGCCCGAGGCGCGCGTGCAATTCGAAACGCTGGATCTTGCCGATCTGAAATCCGTGCGCGACCTCGCCAACCGCCTGCAAGGGCGCCTGCCGAGGCTCGACGTTCTCATCAACAACGCCGCGATCATGTCGCCGCCGGTTCGAGGCGTTTCGGCCGACGGCTACGAGATGCAGCTGGCGACCAATTACCTGGGGCATTTCGCCTTGACTGGCCTGCTGATGCCGCTGCTGCGCAAAAGCGACGATGGTCGCGTGGTCAGCCTGTCGAGCATCGCCGCAGGGCGCGCAGTCCTGAACTTCGATGACCTGCAGGCCGAGCGCGATTACGACCCTTTCGCCACCTACAGCCAATCGAAACTGGCGGTTCTCAAGTGGAGTATTGATCTGCAGCAGCGCAGCGATGCCGCCGGTTGGGGGATACGCAGCATCGCCGCTCACCCCGGCGTTGCCGTCACCGAGCTGATCGCCCGTGGGCCTGGCCTGGAGAGTAAATTCGGCAAACAATGGGCTGTGGAGCGCGACATGTATCATTCCGCAGCGCAGGGCGCGCTACCCACGCTGTATGCAGCGACGGCGCTGGAGGCTGTTGGCGGCGCCTACTATGGACCGACCGGAGATAACGAGAAGCGCGGGCCGCTGGGCTTCGCCAAGATGCCTGCGGCCGCTGCCGATCGCTCGAACTCCGCCGCGCTGTGGCAAATTTCCGAGCGGCTGACCGGCGTCACCTACCGCTGA
- a CDS encoding NTP/NDP exchange transporter, which yields MDMSLLARRTSAIINAEAHELRPALHGFLLFVCLFAGYFMLRPIRESMGITAGVENLQWLFTATFFVMLAAVPLFAWLSARVPRLHFVDWVYGFFCANLLLFAALFLGEESPWLARVFYVWISVYNLFVVSVAWSLMADVFDSAQAKRLFAFIAAGASVGGLSGPALSALLIGPLGESGLMLLAAVLLGAAMLFKRKLMRWRNQGGAGRPDAAPSESPRRPLPGNPFSGMTAILKSPYLFGICGFVVLLATVTTFLYFEQARVVAEHFPDRESQVRVFGIIDFVVQAGALLCQVFITGRVAQKLGVGVLLAMVPLVMCAGFIGLISAPSFGLIAALMIVRRIGEYAFVRPGREMLFAPLDAESKYKAKNVIDTVVYRAGDAISAWAKSALDALGQGAGMAALVGALCALLWGLLGWRLGERADRRSSVSPARQTPA from the coding sequence ATGGATATGTCCCTTCTCGCCCGCCGCACGAGCGCCATCATCAATGCCGAGGCGCACGAGCTGCGCCCTGCGCTCCATGGGTTTCTGCTGTTCGTTTGCCTGTTCGCCGGCTATTTCATGCTCCGTCCGATCCGCGAATCGATGGGCATCACTGCCGGCGTCGAGAACTTGCAGTGGCTGTTCACCGCGACCTTCTTCGTCATGCTGGCAGCCGTTCCGCTGTTCGCCTGGCTCAGCGCACGCGTGCCGCGCCTGCATTTCGTGGACTGGGTGTACGGTTTTTTCTGCGCCAACCTGCTGTTGTTCGCCGCCTTATTCCTGGGCGAGGAAAGCCCGTGGCTGGCGCGAGTGTTTTACGTCTGGATATCGGTCTACAACCTGTTTGTCGTATCGGTCGCCTGGAGCCTGATGGCCGATGTATTCGACAGTGCCCAGGCCAAACGCCTGTTCGCTTTCATCGCGGCGGGCGCCAGCGTCGGCGGCCTGAGTGGCCCGGCGCTGAGCGCCTTGCTGATCGGTCCGCTGGGCGAGTCCGGCCTGATGCTGTTGGCCGCTGTTCTGCTGGGCGCTGCGATGTTGTTCAAGCGCAAGTTGATGCGTTGGCGTAACCAGGGTGGCGCAGGACGCCCCGATGCCGCGCCGAGTGAAAGCCCTCGCAGGCCGTTGCCGGGCAATCCCTTCAGCGGTATGACGGCCATTTTGAAATCACCTTATCTCTTTGGCATCTGCGGCTTCGTGGTGCTGCTGGCCACGGTCACCACTTTCCTCTACTTCGAGCAGGCACGGGTCGTCGCCGAACACTTCCCGGACCGCGAGTCGCAGGTGCGGGTGTTCGGCATCATCGACTTTGTCGTGCAGGCAGGCGCCCTGCTATGTCAGGTGTTCATCACTGGACGCGTCGCCCAAAAACTGGGCGTCGGCGTGCTGTTGGCGATGGTGCCGCTGGTCATGTGCGCGGGGTTTATCGGGCTGATCTCCGCCCCCAGCTTCGGCCTGATCGCCGCGCTGATGATCGTGCGCCGCATCGGTGAGTACGCCTTCGTGCGCCCAGGCCGGGAGATGCTGTTTGCCCCGCTCGATGCCGAAAGCAAGTACAAGGCAAAGAACGTCATCGACACCGTGGTCTACCGCGCCGGTGACGCCATCAGTGCCTGGGCAAAAAGCGCCCTGGACGCGCTCGGCCAAGGTGCAGGCATGGCTGCGCTGGTCGGCGCGTTGTGTGCCCTGCTGTGGGGTTTGCTGGGATGGCGGCTCGGCGAACGGGCGGATCGACGATCCAGTGTGTCGCCAGCGCGGCAAACCCCCGCCTAG